In Maylandia zebra isolate NMK-2024a linkage group LG12, Mzebra_GT3a, whole genome shotgun sequence, a single genomic region encodes these proteins:
- the pole gene encoding DNA polymerase epsilon catalytic subunit A, protein MVLQNSGRYKADRGPSGDPENQDDGSSLSALKRLERSQFTDEMDARFGFDRMKEPGEKTGWLINMHPAEILDEDKRMISAVDYYFIQEDGSRFKVSLPFKPYFYIATKKNCEREVISYLSKKFQGKVAKLEILPKEDLDLPNHLVGLKRNYIKLAFNTVDDLVKVKREIAPAVRKNREREQSNDAYTSMLSSALSGGNVTSVDEDGMSKSISDQLDNIVDMREYDVPYHVRVSIDLKIHVAHWYNVRNRGSAYPPEIVRRDDLVERPDPVVLAFDIETTKLPLKFPDAETDQIMMISYMIDGQGFLITNREIVSENIEDFEFTPKPEYEGPFTVFNEDNEAALIQRWFDHVQETKPNIFVTYNGDFFDWPFIEVRAALHGLSMHREIGFQKDNQGEYKASQAIHMDCLRWVKRDSYLPVGSHNLKAAAKAKLGYDPVELDPEEMCRMATEEPQTLATYSVSDAVATYYLYMKYVHPFIFALCTIIPMEPDEVLRKGSGTLCEALLMVQAFHANIIFPNKQEQIFNKLTDDGHVLDSETYVGGHVEALESGVFRSDIPCRFKMNPAAFDFLLQRVERTMRHAIEEEEKIPLEQVTNFNEVCDEIKKKLTSLKEVPNRIECPLIYHLDVGAMYPNIILTNRLQPSAMVDEATCAACDFNKPGATCQRRMTWQWRGEIMPASRSEFHRIQQQLESEKFPPLFPNGPPRAFHTLNREEQAKHEKKRLADYCKKAYKKTHVTKLEERVTTICQRENSFYVDTVRAFRDRRYEFKGLHKVWKKKLSSAQDSGDAAEVKRCKNMEILYESLQLAHKCILNSFYGYVMRKGARWYSMEMAGIVCFTGANIITQARELIEQIGRPLELDTDGIWCVLPNTFPENFVVKTSNEKKTKVTISYPGAMLNIMVKEGFTNDQYHELVDPASVTYNIRAENSIFFEVDGPYLAMILPASKEEGKKLKKRYAVFNEDGSLAELKGFEVKRRGELQLIKIFQSSVFEAFLKGTTLEEVYASVAKVADYWLDVLYSKAANMPDAELFDLISENRSMSRKLEDYGEQKSTSISTAKRLAEFLGDQMVKDAGLSCRYVISRKPEGSPVTERAIPLAIFQAEPSVKKHFLRKWLKMPSLHDMDIRSILDWSYYIERLGSAIQKIITIPAALQQVKNPVPRVRHPDWLHKKLLEKNDIYKQKKISELFTSEGKRQIAHQPLEAGPAADIEDFGMPPKPLQPAILISTKRKRASHGDDSQVESQDLELTQSWREILGPPPPTGKTREERQVWLRYHKKKWELQLKQRKERKKRRRLLDGEAQPVGGGVIRGGPITGLGSFLRRTARSILDMPWQIVQIAETSHPGLYKLWAVIGNDLHCMKLNIPRVFYVNQKVPKQEEGATYKKVNRMLPRSNMVYYLYEYSVPEDMYQEHINEINADLSAPDIEGVYETQVPLLFRALVQLGCVCMVNKHVVRDMAGREADTFDLEHLEMRSLAQFSYLEPGSVRHMYLYHHSQGHKALFGLFIPSQRKASIFVLDTVRSNQMPNLSNLYTAERTALLEKTTEELLPPEKHNFEVRAENDMKAISRALQRILLNYKEERRGPTLIAVQSNWELRRLTAGMPVLEEFPVVPVHVVDEISYNVLDWQRLGARRMIRHYLNLDSCLSQAFDMARYYHLPVGNLPQDVSIFGSDLFLARHLRKHNHLLWLSPTSRPDLGGKEADDSRLVMENDDRGSVEINAQGCYSTACVELDLQSLAVNTILQSQHVNDMEGGASLGVSFDVIQQASLEDMMSGNQGASALASYDETALCSNTFRILKSMVVGWVREITQYHNVYADNQVMHFYRWLRSPSSLLYDPALHRTLHNMMKKVFLQLVAEFKRLGSTVVYGNFNRIILCTKKRRIDDAIGYVEYITNSIHSKEIFHSLSISFSRCWEFLLWMDPANYGGVKGKLPSSVMYGEEGAQQKKTRQEEGDEDGSEDEDEENAEEEDGDGETDEVEDLIESNWNIMQYLPQTASCQKYFLMIVSAYIAAVYHSMKEELRRNGPGATPVKRRGNSQASQQAIGDLSALPGMISFSQEYVSSELTQNIFTITQKIQKKVTGTRSVTHTSEMFPILPGSHLPLNNPALEFIKYVCQVLSLDANIVNQVNKLKRDLLRLVDVGEFSEEAQFRDPCNSYILPEVICHHCNFCRDLDLCKDPSVAQDGSVLPQWFCSNCQAQYDTESIEMALVEALQKKLMSYTLQDLVCSKCKGVKETNMTLYCKCAGDFDLTFPAKSFSEQITVFRNIASHYNMSFLEETIGWLLVMSPQINQGVH, encoded by the exons ATGGTTCTGCAGAACAGTGGACGCTACAAAGCGGACCGAGGACCGAGTGGGGATCCGGAAAACCA GGATGATGGATCCTCCTTATCGGCCCTCAAGCGGCTGGAGCGCAGTCAGTTCACCGACGAGATGGACGCTCGCTTCGGATTCGACAGGATGAAGGAGCCGGGAGAGAAAACGGGCTGGCTGATCAACATGCACCCC GCAGAGATCCTGGATGAAGACAAGAGGATGATCAGCGCGGTGGACTATTATTTTATACAGGAGGATGGAAGCAGGTTCAAG GTGTCTCTGCCCTTCAAGCCATACTTTTACATTGCGACGAAAAAG AACTGCGAGAGAGAAGTCATCTCATATTTATCTAAGAAGTTCCAAGGAAAGGTGGCAAAGCTCGAAATTCTCCCAAAAGAGGACCTGGACCTG CCAAACCACCTTGTCGGACTGAAGAGAAACTACATCAAGCTGGCGTTCAACACCGTGGACGACCTCGTGAAGGTCAAGCGTGAGATTGCCCCGGCGGTacgtaaaaacagagagagggagcagTCCAACGATGCCTACACCTCAATGTTGTCAAG TGCGCTATCAGGTGGCAACGTGACCTCAGTGGATGAAGACGGGATGTCAAAGAGTATTTCAGATCAGTTAGACAACATAGTGGACATGAGAGAGTATGACGTGCCCTACCATGTGCGTGTGTCCATTGACCTGAAGATCCACGTG gCTCACTGGTACAATGTTCGAAACAGAGGCAGCGCTTACCCGCCAGAGATTGTACGGAGAGACGATCTTGTGGAGCGACCG GACCCTGTTGTTTTGGCGTTTGACATCGAGACCACCAAGCTTCCGCTGAAATTCCCAGACGCAGAGACGGATCAAATTATGATGATCTCCTACATGATAGATGGACAG GGGTTTCTGATCACAAACCGAGAGATCGTCTCTGAGAACATTGAGGATTTTGAGTTTACCCCCAAACCTGAGTATGAAGGGCCATTCACTGTTTTTAATGAGGACAATGAG GCAGCTCTCATTCAGAGGTGGTTTGATCACGTTCAAGAAACGAAGCCAAACATCTTTGTGACCTACAATGGAGACTTCTTTGATTG GCCTTTCATTGAGGTTCGGGCTGCCCTCCATGGACTGAGCATGCACAGGGAGATCGGTTTCCAGAAAGATAACCAGGGAGAGTACAAGGCCAGTCAGGCCATCCACATGGATTGTTTAAG GTGGGTAAAGAGAGACAGCTACTTGCCGGTGGGAAGCCACAATCTGAAGGCAGCAGCGAAGGCCAAACTGGGTTATGACCCCGTGGAGCTCGACCCAGAAGAAATGTGCCGCATGGCAACCGAGGAGCCGCAG ACTCTAGCAACCTATTCTGTGTCAGATGCCGTGGCCACATATTACCTGTACATGAAATATGTCCACCCCTTCATCTTCGCTCTGTGTACCATCATCCCCATGGAGCCCGATGAG GTGCTGCGTAAAGGTTCGGGAACGCTGTGTGAAGCTTTACTTATGGTGCAGGCCTTCCACGCCAACATCATCTTCCCCAACAAGCAGGAGCAGATCTTCAACAAACTGACAGACGACGGCCACGTCCTAGACTCCGAGACTTACGTGGGCGGTCACGTGGAGGCGCTGGAGTCTGGAGTGTTTCGGAGTGACATCCCGTGTCGTTTCAAAATG AACCCGGCTGCATTTGACTTCCTGCTGCAAAGAGTTGAGAGAACGATGCGTCATGCCAtcgaggaagaggagaaaatcCCTCTGGAGCAAGTCACTAACTTTAACGAG GTTTGTGACGAAATTAAGAAAAAGCTGACGTCCCTCAAGGAGGTTCCAAACAGGATTGAATGTCCCCTCATCTACCATCTGGACGTTGGGGCGATGTACCCCAATATTATTCTTACCAACCGCCTTCAG CCATCTGCTATGGTTGATGAGGCCACGTGCGCTGCCTGTGACTTCAACAAGCCTGGTGCCACGTGTCAGAGGAGGATGACCTGGCAATGGAGAGGCGAAATCA TGCCCGCCAGCCGCAGTGAGTTTCACCGCATCCAGCAGCAACTTGAGTCTGAGAAGTTCCCGCCACTGTTCCCCAACGGTCCACCTCGGGCTTTCCACACGCTCAACAGGGAGGAGCAGGCCAAGCATGAGAAGAAACGTCTTGCAg actaTTGTAAGAAGGCCTATAAAAAGACACACGTCACCAAGCTGGAGGAGCGAGTTACCACCATCTGTCAGAGGGAGAACTCCTTCTATGTGGATACTGTAAGAGCTTTCAGAGATCGCCGTTATGAATTCAAAGGACTTCACAAG GTGTGGAAGAAGAAACTTTCATCAGCTCAGGACAGTGGAGACGCCGCTGAGGTGAAGCGCTGCAAAAACATGGAGATCCTGTACGAATCCCTTCAGCTCGCTCACAAGTGCATCCTCAACTCTTTCTACGGCTACGTCATGAGGAAGGG GGCCCGATGGTACTCTATGGAGATGGCCGGCATTGTGTGTTTCACTGGAGCCAATATTATTACTCAGGCCAGAGAGCTCATTGAGCAAATAGG GAGGCCTCTTGAGTTGGACACTGATGGTATCTGGTGTGTCCTCCCCAATACCTTCCCGGAGAACTTTGTGGTGAAGACCAGTAACGAGAAGAAGACCAAGGTGACTATCTCCTACCCGGGTGCCATGTTGAACATCATGGTAAAAGAGGGATTTACCAACGATCAGTACCACGAGCTGGTCGACCCCGCGTCCGTCACTTACAACATCAGGGCAGAGAACAGCATCTTCTTTGAGGTGGACGGACCGTATCTGGCAATGATCCTGCCAGCCTCCAAAGAGGAGGGCAAGAAGCTGAAAAAGAG GTACGCTGTGTTTAATGAGGATGGTTCTTTAGCCGAGCTGAAGGGTTTTGAagtgaagagaagaggagagctCCAGCTCATCAAGATTTTTCAGTCGTCTGTGTTCGAGGCTTTCCTCAAAGGAACTACTCTAGAGGAGGTCTACGCTTCAGTGGCCAAAGTGGCCGACTACTGGCTGGATGTACTTTACAGCAAG GCTGCCAACATGCCAGACGCAGAGCTTTTTGACCTGATTTCAGAGAATCGGTCAATGTCTAGAAAGCTCGAAGATTACGGTGAGCAGAAGTCCACGTCCATCAGCACAGCTAAGAGGCTGGCAGAGTTCCTGGGGGATCAAATGGTGAAAGATGCCGGTCTGAGCTGTCGCTATGTCATCTCCCGAAAACCTGAGGGTTCCCCTGTCACAGAAAG GGCCATTCCTCTAGCCATCTTTCAGGCCGAGCCGAGCGTCAAGAAACATTTCCTTCGCAAGTGGTTGAAGATGCCCAGCTTGCATGACATGGACATCCGCTCT atccTTGATTGGAGCTATTACATAGAGAGGTTGGGTAGTGCAATCCAGAAAATCATCACCATTCCTGCTGCTCTGCAACag GTGAAGAATCCTGTTCCCAGAGTGAGGCATCCTGACTGGCTACACAAGAAACTCCTGGAGAAAAATGACATatacaagcagaagaaaattagTGAGCTGTTTACCAGCGAGGGCAAGAGACAG ATTGCCCATCAGCCTCTTGAAGCAGGTCCTGCTGCTGACATAGAGGATTTTGGGATGCCACCCAAACCCCTGCAGCCAGCTATCCTTATCAGCACTAAGCGGAAGCGGGCGTCACACGGAGACGACAGCCAGGTGGAGTCTCAGGATTTAGAGCTTACGCAGTCCTGGCGAGAGATCCTGGGACCGCCCCCTCCCACGGGAAAAACACGG GAGGAACGTCAAGTTTGGCTGCGCTACCATAAGAAAAAGTGGGAGCTACAGCTGAAGCAGAGaaaggagaggaaaaagaggaggaggctGCTGGATGGGGAGGCTCAACCAGTGGGCGGAGGAGTGATCAGAGGTGGTCCCATCACAGGCCTGGGGAGCTTCCTCCGCAGAACAGCTCGCAGCATCCTCGATATGCCGTGGCAAATTGTCCAG aTTGCAGAAACTAGTCACCCTGGTCTGTATAAGCTTTGGGCTGTGATTGGAAATGACCTCCACTGCATGAAACTCAACATCCCACGTGTCTTCTACGTCAATCAAAAAGTCCCAAAACAGGAGGAGGGAGCGACGTACAAAAAG GTGAATCGCATGCTGCCTCGCTCCAACATGGTTTACTACCTCTATGAGTACTCTGTGCCAGAGGACATGTACCAAGAGCACATCAATGAGATCAACGCAGACCTCTCTGCACCTGACATCGAAGGAGTCTATGAAACACAG GTTCCTTTGCTGTTTCGAGCTTTGGTGCAGCTAGGATGCGTGTGCATGGTCAACAAACATGTTGTGAGAGATATGGCCGGAAGGGAGGCTGACACGTTTGATCTGGAACATCTGGAGATGAGGTCGCTGGCCCAGTTTAGCTACCTGGAACCTG GGAGTGTTCGCCACATGTATTTGTATCATCACAGCCAAGGCCACAAGGCTCTGTTTGGCCTCTTCATCCCCTCTCAGCGCAAAGCTAGCATCTTCGTCCTGGACACG GTTCGAAGCAACCAGATGCCCAACTTGAGTAACCTCTACACAGCTGAACGCACGGCACTCCTGGAGAAAACGACGGAGGAGCTTCTGCCTCCggagaaacacaactttgagGTGCGGGCTGAAAATGACATGAAGGCGATCTCACGTGCACTCCAACGAATACTCCTAAACTACAAG GAGGAGCGCCGTGGGCCCACCCTCATCGCAGTGCAGTCAAACTGGGAGTTGCGTCGATTGACGGCCGGGATGCCGGTGCTCGAGGAGTTCCCGGTCGTTCCGGTTCATGTGGTTGATGAGATCAGCTATAATGTGTTGGACTGGCAACGGCTCGGTGCCCGGCGCATGATCCGCCACTACCTCAACCTGGACAGCTGTCTGTCACAGGCTTTTGACATGGCCAG ATATTACCACTTACCTGTGGGGAACTTGCCACAGGATGTGTCCATCTTTGGCTCAGACTTGTTTTTGGCAAGACATCTACGGAAGCACAACCACCTGCTATGGCTTTCACCCACATCCAGGCCTGACCTGGGAGGAAAAGAGGCTGATGACAGCCGTCTGGTGATggaaaatgatgacagaggctCTGTGGAGATCAATGCTCAGGGATGTTATTCAACag CATGTGTGGAGTTGGACCTGCAGAGCCTGGCGGTGAACACCATCCTCCAGTCTCAGCATGTCAACGACATGGAGGGCGGAGCCAGCCTGGGCGTCAGTTTTGATGTGATTCAGCAGGCATCTTTGGAGGACATGATGTCAGGAAACCAGGGAGCAAGCGCTCTGGCTAGCTACGATGAGACAGCTCTCTGCTCCAACACCTTCAG GATCTTAAAGAGCATGGTGGTGGGATGGGTCAGGGAGATCACACAGTACCACAATGTGTATGCAGACAACCAGGTGATGCATTTCTACCGCTGGCTGCGCTCCCCCAGCTCGCTGCTGTATGACCCCGCCCTGCACCGCACCCTGCATAACATGATGAAGAAAGTGTTTCTGCA GTTGGTTGCAGAGTTCAAACGTCTCGGCTCGACTGTGGTGTACGGAAACTTTAATAGGATCATTCTGTGTACTAAAAAACGCAGGATTGATGATGCCATTGGCTATGTTGAGTATATCACCaacag CATCCATTCCAAAGAAATTTTCCACTCTTTGTCCATCTCCTTCTCGCGGTGCTGGGAGTTCCTGCTGTGGATGGACCCTGCCAACTATGGTGGCGTGAAGGGTAAACTGCCCTCCAGCGTCATGTATGGAGAG gaAGGAGCCCAACAGAAGAAAACCAGACAAGAGGAGGGGGATGAGGATGGCAGtgaggatgaagatgaagaaaatgctgaggagGAGGACGGAGATGGAGAGACGGATGAAGTAGAGGATTTGATTGAGAGTAACTGGAATATCATGCAGTATCTTCCTCAAACCGCCTCCTGTCAGAAGTACTTCCTCATGATCGTCTCAG CATACATTGCAGCGGTCTATCACAGTATGAAAGAGGAGCTGAGACGTAACGGCCCAGGAGCAACACCAGTAAAGAGACGTGGCAACAGCCAGGCTTCCCAGCAGGCAATTGGGGATCTGAGTGCACTTCCTG GAATGATCTCCTTCTCCCAGGAGTACGTGTCCAGCGAGCTGACACAGAACATTTTCACCATCACTCAGAAAATCCAGAAGAAGGTCACTGGTACCAGGAGTGTTACCCACACCTCAGAGATGTTCCCCATCCTGCCTGGGTCACACCTTCCACTCAACAACCCAGCACTGGAGTTTATCAAATATGTCTGccag GTTCTTTCACTAGACGCCAACATTGTAAATCAGGTGAACAAGCTGAAGAGAGACCTCCTACGTCTTGTGGATGTTGGAGAGTTTTCAGAGGAAGCCCAGTTCCGTGACCCGTGTAACTCCTACATCCTGCCAGAGGTTATCTGTCACCACTGCAATTTCTGTCGGGACCTTGACCTCTGCAAGGACCCGTCAGTGGCACAG GATGGTTCAGTTTTGCCTCAGTGGTTCTGCTCCAACTGTCAGGCGCAGTATGACACCGAGTCTATTGAGATGGCTCTGGTAGAAGCTCTGCAGAAGAAACTGATGAGCTATACGCTGCA